AACTTATTAAGTACTCCACATGCCATTTATCATAGTCTTAGTCCATTTTACAATGTTTAAACCATGagtgaattaaaaaagaaaaggagtagaATAACAAAAACTTGCTGGAAACTCCgattcaaaaactaaattattgagtaggaaaacacttaaaattaaaacacgCATATAACTTGTGTTGTGAAATAGCAAACAATGCATTgctaatcagaaaaaaaaatgaactctattattattattattatcataataattattttaattgtcttCAAGCTATTATTTATAGCTCGAGAATCTTAGtatatatttggtattgtgatataatgtgctttttaaaagtatttttttatttaaaaacacattaaaataatttttttctagattttcttttatttttgacatcaacattttaaaatcatcgaaaaacaaaaaaaacacatcaaattgATACCGTtttaaaacaaacatgcttttaaaaaatatctaaaaacaaaaactataatacTAAAAACTTCTAAAGCTGAAAGTCACTCTAATTTACCTTATGATTGATAAGCTCGTTTACCAACCACTTGCAACAAAATTAGTTATCCAAATTATCAATTACTTAGCATTAGTTAATTGTTCATGTGTATTGTAATATACAGAGCATCATTTATTAAATCAtgtactattattttttaattttattaatcacaAACTAGCATTTTTTAgagttcatatatataatatgggAAAATAAAGCTAAGCTAATTATAAAATTGACCAAAATAACTCCTGGCCATCCAAATTTCCATGCTGGGCCCACTAATACCAGTGCAGCACACTTCGTAAAGGGCCCGAGTCCCACCGCGAAAAGGGCAAACACCGAAAATATCCCTCCACCCAAACCAATAAAAAGCACACAATTGTATTGGGATTTACATGTCAGTATACCATTAGCTCTTAAACCCCGCAATCTCACCGCCTCCACTTGGCATAAACAAAAGGCTAACATTACAATCCAGTCCCTtaactatataatttaattcaattatgttttcatattttaagaTTAAACAATATATCACAACACTATCTGTTAATCAATATTTTCCCTCatgtaaagataaaacaattacaTGATTGtgatattactattttttttatttttttatttgaaattaatatttttttgatatttttaaattattttaatatgatattaaaaataaatgtaaaaaataaaaaaataatattatttcaatatatttttaaacaaaaatacattttaaaaatcaactgacattataattaattttttatttttcatgtgctGATTAAATAGAACTGTAAATTAGTGGAGATAGAatataatcttaattaattaaaaataaacaataaatagaaTTGTGTATATTTTAATCATTGTATATTACAATCTACAAATTTATTTGCCATCCCTCATAGCAACAACCATTTAATTTTggaatatattaaaacatgtaaaaaatgcacataaatatcaaaatcatcatattcCAATAAGACATTatcataaatgaataaaaaaaaaagaaaaaaaaaagaggggtctTAAGTCTTAACTCTCATGTAGGGTTTAGTGTCTTTCGCTTCCTAGCAGAGCAGAAGCCGTAACTAACAGCTTCTTTCCACTCCAAATCACCACACAAAGAAAATCCACCGATCAACAAGAACCGACCTCTCTATCTCCTTCCCTCTCTGTAGAGAATCACTATTGCTTAATCATCGattagatttttataatttgtattattattttttagcgGCAGCATGGAAGATATATTGATAAGTAGTAGTGAAACGGAGATGAGAATCGAATCGGGTGTGGACATTGAAAACGGATCCAAGGTCGATTCTACTTTGAAACGAAGTGCAAAGTTTCAGCTGGCGACTAAACATTACAGTGGTTTCAAGAACAGCACTGCTGATTTTAAGATTGAGACTTTAAATCCTGATAATAATTCGAGAAAGAGATCCTTCGGGTATGACCATCACCATCCGGGTCATTCTGGGAAGAGAGTTGACGGGTCCGATTTTGTCGAAAATGGGCTTGATCCGGAGCTTTGTTTTGGGATCACTTTCAGGAGAATTGTGAGTTTTTATTTACgtaaagttaattattttttttgcttgttttagggtttaattTAGAGGGTTTTTCCATGTgtttttaggattttattttttttagtttcctttCTACtgtaaagccaaaaaaaaaaaacaaactctgaTCTTTATATTTAGCTCTGAATATGGACTTAATGGCTTgattttttagtaaattttaaatGTTGAGGATGTTGTTTTGTTGaagttatttctttctttttttcatttttagttcttaatttgaaattatggtTTCAAATATGAAGCAATTTACTGTCTGTGGAATCTGCTGCTGTGTATTGTTGAATTCTAAAtactaaattgaaattaaaaataaataaaataacttcaaTCAAATAGCATCCTTAACTTTGAAATACTGAAAATTAagctatatatattatattttggttttatttgtaattgttttcATTTATCTATGTTTATTGACCTTTCTTCGTAGCACAATTTTGGCATTCCCCATGCTTTATGgatgcttttcaattttttttgtttttgctcatGATTTCTcaagccttttgttttcattttgctAATTGGCTTGATTATAATGTCGGTTTGGCTGGGAAGATGGAACTTAAGATGCGATTTTGATTTTAGCTAAAAGATTTCATTTTGGCCTTTCCATTGAATGTGATTTCATTTACTTCACATCATTTTAGGGGGTAAAATGAAGAAACGATATAATCTgacaaaaaatgttttctttccattttccaATTTATGATTGCTTTGTGGTTACCACCAGGGGTGGCATGCAAGCCATGGCCAAGGGGGGTgcaaaattttccaaaattcaTTATTATCCctgtaatttggtatttttcatatTGCCTTCGGAAACTCTAATTTAGCCTCtccataaaattattgtttttatttatttaaggtcCCAATATATCTAACTTGCCCACCAACAATTTTACTCTAATTTTGCCACTGGTTACCACTTTAAATATCCctgtaatttggtatttttcatatTGCCTTCGGAAACTCTAATTTAGCCTCtccataaaattattgtttttatttatttaaggtcCCAATATATCTAACTTGCCCACCAACAATTTTACTCTAATTTTGCCACTGGTTACCACTTTAAATATCCctgtaatttggtatttttcatatTGCCTTCGGAAACTCTAATTTAGCCTCtccataaaattattgtttttatttatttaaggtcCCAATATATCTAACTTGCCCACCAACAATTTTACTCTAATTTTGCCACTGGTTACCACTTTAAATATCCctgtaatttggtatttttcatatTGCCTTCGGAAACTCTAATTTAGCCTCtccataaaattattgtttttatttatttaaggtcCCAATATATCTAACTTGCCCACCAACAATTTTACTCTAATTTTTCCACTGGTTACCACTTTGAGGAACTTTAGTTTGTACTCAAACTTGGCCAGCAGCTTAACTTGGTGGATCACGTGGATTATTTTTAGGGTGCTGGCCTTGAAAATCTTGGGAACACTTGTTTTCTCAATTCGGTGGTGCAATGTCTGACATACACTGAGCCTTTAGCAGCATATTTGCAAAGTGGAAAGCATCAAAATTCATGTGAGTGATTCTCCTACACTTTCTTTTGAGAAAGCATGATCTATATTACTGGGTGTCTGGTCCTCTATGTGCTTGATAATTTTTGACTTAATTATGGTTGCCGCCCTAGATTTCCTGCTTTGTTTTCCATATCTGGATTGGACTGTTCTTAGTGTTGTTGAAGGTTAATTACCCCTGTCATACTATTTCATcgtcttaacatttttttctgtAAAATGGGGGAATAAATTACTTCTTTAACCGATCGACACCTTTGCTCCGTGCTGGTGTGCATTGATTTCGTGAAACTGGTTTCACCAGTTTTTAATAGTTGTATTTTGGTATATTACTTCACAAGTACCTGCTTTTGACTTGGTGGAAGTGACTAGTTTCTTACATTCTTCTGTTCTGTACGGCCATGAACTATCCTCCTATTGGACTTaccatttgaaaaaaactaattgcttGAGTGGAAAATTTGGGGAATGGTTGTTTTCTCTATTCAGTAGTGGTCGGACATATACCGAGACTTTAGCAGCTTACTTGAATAGTGGCAAGAATCAAAATTCATGTGAGTGACTCTCCTACACTTTCTCTCTACAGGCATGCTGTCCATCACTGGCTGTTAGTGCTTCTCAATAATCTATATACTGATTAGTTAACTCTGGGTAAAATATGGTTTCATCATAGTTTTCTTGCATAATTTCTCTGACTGGACTGTTGAATGTATCTGGTGCTGCTGAGGGTCAATTACCGCAAGCTAATAGTTCATTGattaatttgtcttttttaacAATCTTTGCCTAAATGGGGATTTGTTACTTTGATTTTACTAAGTTTTTCGAAACTGTCAACAACATTTCTTCATGGCTGGTGTGGATTGTTTTCATGGTTTTACCAGTTTTAACACTAATTTTGGTACATGTCTTCAGGGACTGGTTAATTTACTTGATGGTTGTAATTAGTTTCTGATGCCCTTTCACCAATCCTTGTACTTTGTAACTGCTGTAAATGAAGTGGTGCttgttttttcctatttttatgtttgatttatttatgaagGTCATGTTGCTGGATTTTGTGCCTTGTGTGCCATCCAAAAACATGTGAGCCGTGCTCTACAATCAAGTGGGAGGTCACTAGTGCCCAAGGATCTTGTCTCAAATTTGCGGTGTATCCTTCTGATGCTTTATGtcctttaatttcttgatttttggtctatggtaattttttgttttgtttattttatccttgattgttatttattatcttgGTGAACTAAGGAGAAGAAAAACTATTATGGTCGCTACACCTTATATTACACATTTATGGTCTTTTAGTAATTTTTCCGAcaactagtgtttttttttctttggtactAAGGAGAAGTAAGTTCAAACTTGAGACCTCTTTGAGGGGTGGGGGGACAGTAATGCCAGTGGAGCtagattttcttcatttataaattatggatctaaaaatacatgtacaagtaatttttttttgtttttaaaatagttgTTCTGCTTTAGAGGGCTTGTGTCATCAATATAGTGACTGATGGAGTCCTCAAATGTTTATACCTGGCAAGGGTTTTCTTGCTGTTCACATGATTCggtatttgtatttgtatttcttGACCACATATAAGGCATATCTCGGAACTTCCGAAATGCAAGACAGGAGGATGCGCATGAATATATGGTTAATTTGCTGGAATCAATGCATAAATGCTGCTTACCTTCAGGAGTGCCAAGTGAATCCCCTGCCGCTTATGAGACAAGTTTGGTACACAAAATCTTTGGTGGTAGCCTTTGTAGTCAGGTAAACTTTTATTGTCTTATGGTTGATTCATTGACAATTTTCTGAGGAATGAAGTCCTCTCGTGGAAGCTCCTCTGTGAATAAATGTGTTCTTGGGTGGGTGGTCAAGATGTTGAATTAGTTCCAGGGAAGTGATTAGATAGTAATAAATACAGCCTTTTAGAAATGGTTTTGCAtggaatttttttgtatttcgtGATTTGAATGTTCcatttttatttgcaatcttttccCATTCTCAATAAATGTTCTTTCAGAATATTGCTTGTTCAAAGTTCTCTTGAATTTCTCAAAACACTAAATGTATCTCTCAGTATGTTTTCAGGTGGAATGCCAACAATGTTCTTACTGCTCCAACAAATTTCATCCATTTTTAGATTTAAGCCTTGAAATAGCCAAAGCAGATACCTTGCCAGCTTTACTTCGGAATTTCACTGCTGCAGAGATGTTAGATGGAGGAGAGAAGCATTATCAATGCCAGCGATGCAAGCAGAAAGTTAGGGCTAAGAAATGGCTTACAATTCACAAGGCACCGCATGTGCTTACAATACATCTAAAACGGTTTCATGCACATGATCCTGGACGGAAGGTTGACAGGAAAGTTATTTTTGATCGTTCATTGGACATGAAACCATTTGTCAGTGGTTCCTATGTGAGTATGCGCATTCTTGTTGTAAACTATCATTATTCTAGACTTGATGAAATATCTTTTCTAGCATATTTAAGCTTTCAGGTTCTTAAACCAATTTTAGAATCTAACTTCAAAAATTGTGGCATTTGATAACATCCCAAATTATGATTTATTCTTCTAGACTTGATCAAATATCTGTTCTAGAATTCTTAAACTTAGAGGAGTTTCATTTGATAGCATTCCAAATCTTCTGGCTCATTTTTAAATGGGCCTGTTCAATGTTTTTGGCGAGGTGAACTTTGTtacggtgtgtgtgtgtgtgtgtttttgtgTATGTGGTTATGAATGAGATGGTATATGCTTCTCTGAAAgatgttttttgtttgtaaaataATAGCCAAGAAAGTTGTTCAAAAAACTAATGAGTTTGGAGTTCAAATATTCAATGATTAATGCTCACTAGAGTAGGTGGAAAATATTAGACAGCTGGTTTTTAGGGGCGAAAAAGAATAGTGCTGTTTATCTATTTTCTTTATCCTATGTGTTGCATGGACTTGCTAAATGTTTTCCACATCTCTTTTCTGTGTTAATATTTCTCATTAGTACACCCTTAGTTTGGTGTAAATGAGTTTAAATAGGTAAGCAATGGAATACCAGCACCAAAAGGTTAATACTGGTTCAAATGGAAGATACTTGGCACTTTGTCGTTCTTAGCATTGTATGCTAGTaaatgattattgtttttgttacttTTGTTATCTTTGGTCatgtgctcttttttttttacattatttattGAGTTCTTTATTCTTGGCAGGAGGGGGATTTAAAGTACAGTCTATATGGTGTTCTGGTACATTATGGACACAATACCCACTCTGGTCATTATGTCTGTTTTGTTCGGACATCAAGTGGTACTTGGCACCTTCTCAATGACAATCAGGTATGGTGGACATAAGAAGTCAGTATTAGAAAATCTGCTGCATGTAGAGCTGCAAGCTAGATGCAATTTTTTTCGTATTACTGGTTTCTGTGATCAGATCTTTTATGAGTTTTGGCTATCTGGATCTAACAGGTTCGTCAAGTTAGTGAGAAGGCTGTTTTAGAGCAGAAGGCTTATATGCTCTTCTACGTTCGTGATAGAAAAAGTATTGTTTCAAGAAAACCTGTTGATGTTGTTCAAAAAGAAAGTATGAAAGCAACCTTTGGCAATAACTTTGCTGATCTGGTCGCCAAGCAATTCTCGAAGGAATGTGTGGGTGGTGGTTTGATTGGGAATAGATTGGATGCTACTGACTCTCCTGCTGCTATGAATAAAAAAGATGCATCAAGTGTTGTTACATCATCAGAGATCCATCCCAAAGACACATCATTTCAGCAAAGCAATAGGCCAACATTGCTGAAAGTGGATTCTTCTTTAGAAACTTCAAGTGCACCATTGTCAACAGACCCATCAAAATTGGCAAATTCTCAGCTTAGAGAATGCTTGCCACCTTCAACTGCATCTCTGAACAGCAATAATGTTGCTCCTAAACTTGAAAATGCTTCTATTATTACTGAGGCCAAAACCAGTGACTGTAAGGAGCCATGTAGCAGCAGCAGTGGCCCCCAAAGTTCTGCTATTGACAAACTTGTCACAAGGGAGACCTCACAAAAGGTAAATAGATGTTTCATGCCCATCATGAGCCTGTTCCCTTGTTCCCTCACTTGGGTGGCATTTTCACTTTGTTTCTAACTCGTGAATTCATTGATCAATCCAGATTAATGTTGACCAAAATGTGGGGGTTTCAAGCCAAGCTCCATGTGAGGATTCTTGTCCCATTGAGAGTCCTGCTTGGAAAACACCTAGTGATAAGGCTGGTGAAGGTGGGCAATATATTGTACATCAGTTGGTTGAGGGTTTAATCCCAACAGCATCTGTCCCATCTGTCATTCAAAATGAATGTTTGCAGAGCAAAGCTCCTGATTGCTtacctaaaaagaaattaaagaacaaGCATCTGAATCGTAGGATGCATCTTGGC
The Populus nigra chromosome 3, ddPopNigr1.1, whole genome shotgun sequence genome window above contains:
- the LOC133689707 gene encoding ubiquitin carboxyl-terminal hydrolase 23; its protein translation is MEDILISSSETEMRIESGVDIENGSKVDSTLKRSAKFQLATKHYSGFKNSTADFKIETLNPDNNSRKRSFGYDHHHPGHSGKRVDGSDFVENGLDPELCFGITFRRIGAGLENLGNTCFLNSVVQCLTYTEPLAAYLQSGKHQNSCHVAGFCALCAIQKHVSRALQSSGRSLVPKDLVSNLRCISRNFRNARQEDAHEYMVNLLESMHKCCLPSGVPSESPAAYETSLVHKIFGGSLCSQVECQQCSYCSNKFHPFLDLSLEIAKADTLPALLRNFTAAEMLDGGEKHYQCQRCKQKVRAKKWLTIHKAPHVLTIHLKRFHAHDPGRKVDRKVIFDRSLDMKPFVSGSYEGDLKYSLYGVLVHYGHNTHSGHYVCFVRTSSGTWHLLNDNQVRQVSEKAVLEQKAYMLFYVRDRKSIVSRKPVDVVQKESMKATFGNNFADLVAKQFSKECVGGGLIGNRLDATDSPAAMNKKDASSVVTSSEIHPKDTSFQQSNRPTLLKVDSSLETSSAPLSTDPSKLANSQLRECLPPSTASLNSNNVAPKLENASIITEAKTSDCKEPCSSSSGPQSSAIDKLVTRETSQKINVDQNVGVSSQAPCEDSCPIESPAWKTPSDKAGEGGQYIVHQLVEGLIPTASVPSVIQNECLQSKAPDCLPKKKLKNKHLNRRMHLGTNLFKVSLGLQRREKHKKSNCHTSKTNNLIKENLQEQPEKDGFSSELGPSTSKISSTVLLASMNSRRKMAKSGSRKGDNVRNCSDTGVVDVESVERISPSSAVLAMDEQRRKISISISEVNQGDPREPDCSENSKRYASQNRMMGVITGGVDETVAPWDGIAMPPQIVESNGVENLSTGYVADEWDEEYDRGKRKKPRQSMHNIDGPNHFRAFATKKTKVKKAKIDRSWSGNQPFRI